The Orenia marismortui DSM 5156 genome has a window encoding:
- a CDS encoding patatin-like phospholipase family protein, whose product MKIISKYRIISFDGGGVKGVLTARLLKRLAEEIPELLKLTDLFAGTSTGSFIALALAYGKTAEDVVNMYSLENLESIFSFPRINLLIPRYDNDNLKAILNNIFPQELTLKGLNKKVVIPSFKIFNDKYNNWCPTFFNNFPNSENANTSVLDVALASSAAPTYFPSHNNYIDGGVVINNPSTSALAFAKDSQAGDQMLDNISLLSIGTGFSNNKITEDTENWGIIQWTFNPFSPTSFPLLEILLDGATEVDVYFLSQLLGDNYFRLNPTLVNHIDLDDYEKVPDLIELAEKEDLTPVINWIKENWL is encoded by the coding sequence GTGAAGATAATTTCAAAATACAGAATTATAAGTTTTGATGGAGGGGGAGTTAAAGGAGTACTAACTGCAAGATTACTAAAAAGGTTAGCTGAAGAGATACCAGAACTACTTAAGCTAACTGACTTATTTGCTGGGACATCGACTGGTTCTTTTATTGCTCTTGCCCTAGCTTATGGAAAGACTGCTGAAGATGTTGTAAATATGTATTCCTTAGAAAATCTAGAGTCAATATTCTCTTTTCCTAGAATAAATTTACTCATACCACGTTATGATAATGATAACTTAAAAGCTATACTAAATAATATCTTTCCTCAAGAATTAACTTTAAAAGGATTAAACAAAAAAGTTGTCATTCCCTCATTTAAAATATTTAATGATAAATATAATAATTGGTGCCCAACATTCTTTAACAACTTTCCTAACTCTGAAAATGCAAATACATCGGTTTTAGATGTAGCACTTGCTAGCAGTGCAGCACCCACCTATTTTCCCTCTCATAATAATTATATCGATGGTGGAGTAGTAATTAATAATCCAAGTACATCAGCTTTAGCCTTTGCAAAAGACTCTCAAGCCGGTGACCAAATGCTTGACAATATAAGTCTATTATCCATTGGCACAGGATTTAGTAATAATAAAATTACCGAGGATACTGAAAACTGGGGTATCATACAATGGACATTTAATCCTTTTTCTCCTACTTCCTTTCCACTTTTAGAAATATTATTAGATGGTGCAACAGAAGTAGATGTATATTTTCTTTCACAACTCTTAGGAGATAATTATTTTCGTTTAAACCCTACTTTAGTAAATCACATTGACCTTGATGATTATGAAAAAGTTCCTGATTTAATTGAATTAGCAGAAAAAGAGGATCTAACTCCTGTAATCAATTGGATTAAAGAAAATTGGTTGTGA